In Phragmites australis chromosome 17, lpPhrAust1.1, whole genome shotgun sequence, the following are encoded in one genomic region:
- the LOC133897629 gene encoding protein LEAD-SENSITIVE 1-like — translation MGLLSNRVERSEIRPGDHIYTWRAVYAYSHHGIYVGGSKVVHFTRKKEAESSSDSSDSTSILISEAPSECPTFPDCGFQLPNSGVVLTCLDCFLRNGSLYCFEYGVPSAVFLAKLRGGTCTIAQSDPPEVVVRRAMYLLQNGFGNYDIFEKNCEDFALYCKTGLLPVEEPGIGTSGQASSAIGVPLAALLSTPFKLFAAGPLGMATVTAGMYCAGRYITDIGVRKDVAKVEVENLSSHLGFRLVEDEESVNKRTEKVKNLLPMKRKRER, via the exons ATGGGGCTGCTGTCGAACCGTGTGGAGCGGTCGGAGATCAGGCCCGGCGACCACATCTACACATGGAGGGCCGTCTACGCCTACTCCCACCACG GTATTTATGTTGGAGGAAGCAAGGTGGTCCATTTTACACGAAAGAAAGAAGCTGAATCTAGTTCAGATTCATCTGACTCCACCTCCATCCTGATCTCAGAGGCTCCATCAGAGTGTCCAACATTCCCTGATTGTGGATTTCAGCTGCCCAATAGTGGCGTTGTGCTCACTTGCTTGGACTGTTTTCTCCGCAACGGCTCCCTCTACTGCTTCGAGTATGGAGTTCCATCCGCGGTTTTCCTTGCAAAGCTTCGTGGGGGAACCTGCACCATTGCCCAATCAGACCCGCCGGAGGTTGTCGTTCGCCGAGCCATGTACCTACTTCAAAATGGTTTTGGAAACTATGACATATTTGAGAAGAATTGTGAGGACTTTGCACTCTACTGCAAGACCGGGCTTCTACCCGTGGAGGAACCTGGCATTGGGACTAGTGGGCAAGCATCTTCTGCCATCGGCGTGCCATTGGCAGCTCTTCTCTCCACTCCGTTTAAGCTTTTCGCTGCCGGACCGCTTGGAATGGCCACCGTCACAGCTGGGATGTACTGTGCTGGTAGATACATAACTGACATAGGAGTAAGGAAGGATGTAGCGAAAGTTGAAGTGGAGAATTTATCATCGCACCTTGGTTTCCGCCTTGTCGAGGATGAAGAATCGGTGAACAAGCGAACAGAAAAGGTGAAGAACTTGCTCCCAATGAAGAGGAAACGTGAAAGGTGA
- the LOC133897321 gene encoding heat stress transcription factor B-2c-like isoform X2, translating to MAEQETAAAEAAASGPPAPAPVPAPAVPEAAGQRSLPTPFLTKTYQLVDDPAVDDVISWNEDGSTFVVWRPAEFARDLLPKYFKHNNFSSFVRQLNTYGFRKIVPDRWEFANDCFRRGEKRLLCDIHRRKVVPAPASPAAGLATAAAAAASGAVTVAAAPIPMALPVALPGSPALSSDEQLLSSNSDSGEDHPQAPSGSGSGLGGGGSGGSASGDMGEENERLRRENARLTRELGQMKKLCNNILLLMSKYASSMQLDASAALSSVVNCSGESSDAVHPPLPLPPAILELMPSCPALATAAAGGEPDPAARLFGVSIGLKRTRDDDGDGGGEDPTDHGGGAEVKPEASDPHSGSEEPSPDQHPWPIYRPTPLYHSTRACNGRDSRAGSGSGSDQDGSNSRSICIYEQP from the exons ATGGCCGAGCAGGAAACCGCCGCCGCGGAGGCCGCGGCCAGTGGCCCCCCTGCTCCTGCGCCTGTCCCGGCGCCGGCGGTGCCAGAGGCGGCGGGGCAGAGGTCGCTGCCGACGCCGTTCCTGACGAAGACGTACCAGCTGGTGGACGACCCGGCGGTGGACGACGTGATCTCCTGGAATGAGGACGGCTCGACGTTCGTGGTGTGGCGGCCGGCGGAGTTCGCGCGCGACCTCCTCCCCAAGTACTTCAAGCACAACAACTTCTCCAGCTTCGTGCGTCAGCTCAACACCTAC GGATTTAGGAAAATCGTGCCGGACCGGTGGGAGTTCGCCAACGACTGCTTCCGCCGGGGCGAGAAGCGCCTGCTCTGCGACATACACCGCCGGAAGGTGGTGCCGGCTCcggcctcgccggcggcggggcTGGCGACtgccgcagcggcggcggcatctGGGGCCGTGACGGTGGCCGCGGCACCGATTCCCATGGCGCTGCCGGTGGCACTCCCGGGCTCGCCGGCGCTCTCCTCCGACGAGCAGCTCCTGTCGTCCAACTCCGACTCCGGGGAGGACCACCCGCAGGCGCCGTCGGGCTCCGGCTCCGGCCTaggcggtggcggcagcggcgggtCCGCGTCCGGCGACATGGGCGAAGAGAACGAGCGTCTCCGCCGCGAGAACGCGCGGCTTACCCGCGAGCTCGGGCAGATGAAGAAGCTCTGCAACaacatcctcctcctcatgtcCAAGTACGCCTCCTCCATGCAGCTCGACGCCTCCGCGGCGCTGTCCTCCGTCGTCAACTGCTCCGGCGAGTCCTCGGACGCCGTGCACCCTCCGCTACCCCTGCCCCCGGCGATACTCGAACTGATGCCCTCGTGCCCGGCCCTGGCCACCGCGGCCGCCGGCGGGGAGCCCGACCCTGCCGCGAGGCTGTTCGGCGTCTCCATCGGCCTGAAGCGGACgcgcgacgacgacggcgacggcggtggcgaggACCCGACGgaccacggcggcggcgcggaggtAAAGCCGGAGGCGTCGGATCCGCATTCAGGCAGCGAGGAGCCGTCGCCGGACCAGCACCCGTGGCCCATATACCGGCCCACGCCCCTGTACCACTCGACGCGGGCCTGTAACGGGCGGGACTCCAGGGCCGGGTCCGGGTCCGGGTCCGACCAAGACGGGTCCAACTCCAG GAGCATTTGCATATACGAGCAACCGTGA
- the LOC133897321 gene encoding uncharacterized protein LOC133897321 isoform X3: MAEQETAAAEAAASGPPAPAPVPAPAVPEAAGQRSLPTPFLTKTYQLVDDPAVDDVISWNEDGSTFVVWRPAEFARDLLPKYFKHNNFSSFVRQLNTYENRAGPVGVRQRLLPPGREAPALRHTPPEGGAGSGLAGGGAGDCRSGGGIWGRDGGRGTDSHGAAGGTPGLAGALLRRAAPVVQLRLRGGPPAGAVGLRLRPRRWRQRRVRVRRHGRRERASPPRERAAYPRARADEEALQQHPPPHVQVRLLHAARRLRGAVLRRQLLRRVLGRRAPSATPAPGDTRTDALVPGPGHRGRRRGARPCREAVRRLHRPEADARRRRRRRWRGPDGPRRRRGGKAGGVGSAFRQRGAVAGPAPVAHIPAHAPVPLDAGL, from the exons ATGGCCGAGCAGGAAACCGCCGCCGCGGAGGCCGCGGCCAGTGGCCCCCCTGCTCCTGCGCCTGTCCCGGCGCCGGCGGTGCCAGAGGCGGCGGGGCAGAGGTCGCTGCCGACGCCGTTCCTGACGAAGACGTACCAGCTGGTGGACGACCCGGCGGTGGACGACGTGATCTCCTGGAATGAGGACGGCTCGACGTTCGTGGTGTGGCGGCCGGCGGAGTTCGCGCGCGACCTCCTCCCCAAGTACTTCAAGCACAACAACTTCTCCAGCTTCGTGCGTCAGCTCAACACCTAC GAAAATCGTGCCGGACCGGTGGGAGTTCGCCAACGACTGCTTCCGCCGGGGCGAGAAGCGCCTGCTCTGCGACATACACCGCCGGAAGGTGGTGCCGGCTCcggcctcgccggcggcggggcTGGCGACtgccgcagcggcggcggcatctGGGGCCGTGACGGTGGCCGCGGCACCGATTCCCATGGCGCTGCCGGTGGCACTCCCGGGCTCGCCGGCGCTCTCCTCCGACGAGCAGCTCCTGTCGTCCAACTCCGACTCCGGGGAGGACCACCCGCAGGCGCCGTCGGGCTCCGGCTCCGGCCTaggcggtggcggcagcggcgggtCCGCGTCCGGCGACATGGGCGAAGAGAACGAGCGTCTCCGCCGCGAGAACGCGCGGCTTACCCGCGAGCTCGGGCAGATGAAGAAGCTCTGCAACaacatcctcctcctcatgtcCAAGTACGCCTCCTCCATGCAGCTCGACGCCTCCGCGGCGCTGTCCTCCGTCGTCAACTGCTCCGGCGAGTCCTCGGACGCCGTGCACCCTCCGCTACCCCTGCCCCCGGCGATACTCGAACTGATGCCCTCGTGCCCGGCCCTGGCCACCGCGGCCGCCGGCGGGGAGCCCGACCCTGCCGCGAGGCTGTTCGGCGTCTCCATCGGCCTGAAGCGGACgcgcgacgacgacggcgacggcggtggcgaggACCCGACGgaccacggcggcggcgcggaggtAAAGCCGGAGGCGTCGGATCCGCATTCAGGCAGCGAGGAGCCGTCGCCGGACCAGCACCCGTGGCCCATATACCGGCCCACGCCCCTGTACCACTCGACGCGGGCCTGTAA
- the LOC133897321 gene encoding heat stress transcription factor B-2c-like isoform X1 — MAEQETAAAEAAASGPPAPAPVPAPAVPEAAGQRSLPTPFLTKTYQLVDDPAVDDVISWNEDGSTFVVWRPAEFARDLLPKYFKHNNFSSFVRQLNTYGFRKIVPDRWEFANDCFRRGEKRLLCDIHRRKVVPAPASPAAGLATAAAAAASGAVTVAAAPIPMALPVALPGSPALSSDEQLLSSNSDSGEDHPQAPSGSGSGLGGGGSGGSASGDMGEENERLRRENARLTRELGQMKKLCNNILLLMSKYASSMQLDASAALSSVVNCSGESSDAVHPPLPLPPAILELMPSCPALATAAAGGEPDPAARLFGVSIGLKRTRDDDGDGGGEDPTDHGGGAEVKPEASDPHSGSEEPSPDQHPWPIYRPTPLYHSTRACNGRDSRAGSGSGSDQDGSNSRPNWCIVLLVDHFATMLVRGMSI, encoded by the exons ATGGCCGAGCAGGAAACCGCCGCCGCGGAGGCCGCGGCCAGTGGCCCCCCTGCTCCTGCGCCTGTCCCGGCGCCGGCGGTGCCAGAGGCGGCGGGGCAGAGGTCGCTGCCGACGCCGTTCCTGACGAAGACGTACCAGCTGGTGGACGACCCGGCGGTGGACGACGTGATCTCCTGGAATGAGGACGGCTCGACGTTCGTGGTGTGGCGGCCGGCGGAGTTCGCGCGCGACCTCCTCCCCAAGTACTTCAAGCACAACAACTTCTCCAGCTTCGTGCGTCAGCTCAACACCTAC GGATTTAGGAAAATCGTGCCGGACCGGTGGGAGTTCGCCAACGACTGCTTCCGCCGGGGCGAGAAGCGCCTGCTCTGCGACATACACCGCCGGAAGGTGGTGCCGGCTCcggcctcgccggcggcggggcTGGCGACtgccgcagcggcggcggcatctGGGGCCGTGACGGTGGCCGCGGCACCGATTCCCATGGCGCTGCCGGTGGCACTCCCGGGCTCGCCGGCGCTCTCCTCCGACGAGCAGCTCCTGTCGTCCAACTCCGACTCCGGGGAGGACCACCCGCAGGCGCCGTCGGGCTCCGGCTCCGGCCTaggcggtggcggcagcggcgggtCCGCGTCCGGCGACATGGGCGAAGAGAACGAGCGTCTCCGCCGCGAGAACGCGCGGCTTACCCGCGAGCTCGGGCAGATGAAGAAGCTCTGCAACaacatcctcctcctcatgtcCAAGTACGCCTCCTCCATGCAGCTCGACGCCTCCGCGGCGCTGTCCTCCGTCGTCAACTGCTCCGGCGAGTCCTCGGACGCCGTGCACCCTCCGCTACCCCTGCCCCCGGCGATACTCGAACTGATGCCCTCGTGCCCGGCCCTGGCCACCGCGGCCGCCGGCGGGGAGCCCGACCCTGCCGCGAGGCTGTTCGGCGTCTCCATCGGCCTGAAGCGGACgcgcgacgacgacggcgacggcggtggcgaggACCCGACGgaccacggcggcggcgcggaggtAAAGCCGGAGGCGTCGGATCCGCATTCAGGCAGCGAGGAGCCGTCGCCGGACCAGCACCCGTGGCCCATATACCGGCCCACGCCCCTGTACCACTCGACGCGGGCCTGTAACGGGCGGGACTCCAGGGCCGGGTCCGGGTCCGGGTCCGACCAAGACGGGTCCAACTCCAG GCCCAATTGGTGCATAGTTTTACTTGTCGATCACTTTGCAACTATGTTGGTGCGTGGCATGTCtatttga
- the LOC133897321 gene encoding heat stress transcription factor B-2c-like isoform X4 — MRTARRSWCGGRRSSRATSSPSTSSTTTSPASCVSSTPTKIVPDRWEFANDCFRRGEKRLLCDIHRRKVVPAPASPAAGLATAAAAAASGAVTVAAAPIPMALPVALPGSPALSSDEQLLSSNSDSGEDHPQAPSGSGSGLGGGGSGGSASGDMGEENERLRRENARLTRELGQMKKLCNNILLLMSKYASSMQLDASAALSSVVNCSGESSDAVHPPLPLPPAILELMPSCPALATAAAGGEPDPAARLFGVSIGLKRTRDDDGDGGGEDPTDHGGGAEVKPEASDPHSGSEEPSPDQHPWPIYRPTPLYHSTRACNGRDSRAGSGSGSDQDGSNSRPNWCIVLLVDHFATMLVRGMSI, encoded by the exons ATGAGGACGGCTCGACGTTCGTGGTGTGGCGGCCGGCGGAGTTCGCGCGCGACCTCCTCCCCAAGTACTTCAAGCACAACAACTTCTCCAGCTTCGTGCGTCAGCTCAACACCTAC GAAAATCGTGCCGGACCGGTGGGAGTTCGCCAACGACTGCTTCCGCCGGGGCGAGAAGCGCCTGCTCTGCGACATACACCGCCGGAAGGTGGTGCCGGCTCcggcctcgccggcggcggggcTGGCGACtgccgcagcggcggcggcatctGGGGCCGTGACGGTGGCCGCGGCACCGATTCCCATGGCGCTGCCGGTGGCACTCCCGGGCTCGCCGGCGCTCTCCTCCGACGAGCAGCTCCTGTCGTCCAACTCCGACTCCGGGGAGGACCACCCGCAGGCGCCGTCGGGCTCCGGCTCCGGCCTaggcggtggcggcagcggcgggtCCGCGTCCGGCGACATGGGCGAAGAGAACGAGCGTCTCCGCCGCGAGAACGCGCGGCTTACCCGCGAGCTCGGGCAGATGAAGAAGCTCTGCAACaacatcctcctcctcatgtcCAAGTACGCCTCCTCCATGCAGCTCGACGCCTCCGCGGCGCTGTCCTCCGTCGTCAACTGCTCCGGCGAGTCCTCGGACGCCGTGCACCCTCCGCTACCCCTGCCCCCGGCGATACTCGAACTGATGCCCTCGTGCCCGGCCCTGGCCACCGCGGCCGCCGGCGGGGAGCCCGACCCTGCCGCGAGGCTGTTCGGCGTCTCCATCGGCCTGAAGCGGACgcgcgacgacgacggcgacggcggtggcgaggACCCGACGgaccacggcggcggcgcggaggtAAAGCCGGAGGCGTCGGATCCGCATTCAGGCAGCGAGGAGCCGTCGCCGGACCAGCACCCGTGGCCCATATACCGGCCCACGCCCCTGTACCACTCGACGCGGGCCTGTAACGGGCGGGACTCCAGGGCCGGGTCCGGGTCCGGGTCCGACCAAGACGGGTCCAACTCCAG GCCCAATTGGTGCATAGTTTTACTTGTCGATCACTTTGCAACTATGTTGGTGCGTGGCATGTCtatttga
- the LOC133897773 gene encoding uncharacterized protein LOC133897773 — MAHKGITTPTTLEVTVVSGESILVRSGRALGCGAYAVVHIASSFARTSVDEDADCNGYPYWAEAVRVALPAGARGLDVEICRSQSGDRVESVAAARVPVEDFTVGQLGHLHCLSYRLFDTGRGLRRRNGIVNITVKRLDGGEGGVPPAKAPLPATHKAVDSSPGMSGSCCGVAADQEKPAAGVVIGYPVGFSATGHADGKGCV; from the coding sequence ATGGCGCACAAGGGGATCACAACGCCGACGACCCTCGAGGTGACCGTCGTGTCCGGTGAGTCTATCCTGGTCCGTTCCGGCCGCGCCCTGGGGTGCGGCGCCTACGCCGTGGTCCACATCGCGTCGTCGTTCGCGCGCACCAGCGTCGACGAGGACGCCGACTGCAACGGCTACCCGTACTGGGCCGAGGCCGTGCGTGTGGCGCTGCCGGCGGGCGCGCGAGGGCTGGACGTGGAGATCTGCCGGAGCCAGTCCGGCGACCGGGTGGagtcggtggcggcggcgcgcgtCCCGGTCGAGGACTTCACCGTGGGCCAGCTGGGGCACCTGCATTGTCTCAGCTACCGGCTGTTCGACACCGGACGGGGGCTGCGCCGCCGCAACGGCATCGTGAACATCACCGTCAAGAGGCTGGACGGAGGCGAGGGCGGGGTGCCGCCTGCGAAAGCGCCTCTGCCGGCGACCCACAAGGCCGTGGACTCTAGCCCCGGCATGAGTGGTTCGTGCTGCGGTGTCGCCGCGGATCAAGAGAAGCCGGCGGCTGGTGTGGTGATAGGGTACCCCGTCGGGTTCTCTGCGACCGGGCATGCCGACGGCAAGGGCTGTGTATAG